The Cupriavidus sp. EM10 genome includes a region encoding these proteins:
- a CDS encoding sensor histidine kinase, whose protein sequence is MEATQEQTGNESLWGRFVKDARRAVIETASRTTLLDEETVVRLRRIQMVGALGVIGHPLYYVIWSHVFPQAYENLWLRLICTALFVPLLFASALSHKRWLPAYALFAITVGMPFAFIFFYLENNGSLVWAESVIIAVVVLYHFSSAFATIALLSGAAGAFALFVVAGHSIAGIPWQPLLLQLPIIAFVIAVLVVIKLDRQLLVEEKRRGMAVALATVAHELRTPLMSLTMTAAGLKSRLPSVLDPQDVHRDGILQAIGRLQADLAHVGSSIDLLVANSKDPKSARQEIFDLTHAVRESVGRFPFEPAHQDIVTIEASAPLHVLGNAQLFELVITNLTKNALEAIKRAGKGRILIRCEMRGSEVFVLFRDTGPGVPAHVLARMFQPFFSYPAHRGTGIGLAFCRDVLRSWGASISCRSVEHEFTEFALQFPRPKP, encoded by the coding sequence GTCATCGAGACGGCCTCCAGGACCACGCTGCTAGACGAGGAAACCGTCGTGCGGCTGCGTCGCATCCAGATGGTGGGCGCGCTCGGTGTCATCGGCCACCCGCTTTACTACGTCATCTGGTCCCATGTCTTCCCCCAGGCTTACGAAAACCTGTGGCTCCGGCTGATTTGCACCGCGCTGTTCGTGCCGCTGTTGTTTGCATCGGCGCTGTCGCACAAGCGATGGCTCCCGGCCTATGCGCTCTTCGCGATCACGGTCGGCATGCCGTTCGCGTTTATCTTCTTCTACCTGGAGAACAACGGTTCCCTGGTCTGGGCAGAATCGGTCATCATCGCCGTGGTGGTTCTGTACCACTTCAGTTCGGCTTTCGCCACGATCGCCTTGCTCTCTGGCGCGGCGGGCGCCTTTGCCCTGTTTGTGGTGGCCGGTCACTCCATCGCCGGTATCCCCTGGCAGCCGTTGCTCTTGCAGCTGCCGATCATTGCATTCGTCATCGCCGTGCTCGTCGTGATCAAGCTGGATCGTCAGTTGCTGGTCGAAGAAAAGCGGCGGGGGATGGCCGTCGCCCTTGCAACGGTCGCCCATGAACTGCGCACGCCCCTGATGAGCCTGACGATGACCGCTGCCGGACTCAAAAGCAGGTTGCCGTCGGTGCTGGATCCGCAGGACGTGCATCGTGACGGGATCTTGCAGGCCATTGGGCGCCTGCAGGCCGATCTTGCCCATGTGGGCAGCAGCATCGATTTGCTGGTGGCGAATTCCAAGGATCCGAAGTCGGCCAGACAGGAGATATTCGACCTGACGCACGCCGTGCGCGAGAGTGTTGGCCGATTCCCGTTCGAGCCGGCGCATCAGGATATCGTCACGATCGAGGCGTCGGCACCGCTGCACGTGCTGGGCAACGCGCAACTGTTCGAGCTGGTCATCACCAATCTGACGAAGAATGCGCTCGAGGCGATAAAGCGGGCCGGAAAGGGCAGGATCCTGATCCGCTGCGAAATGCGGGGCAGCGAGGTCTTCGTCCTGTTCCGGGATACGGGGCCAGGTGTCCCCGCGCACGTGCTGGCCCGCATGTTCCAGCCGTTTTTTTCTTATCCCGCGCATCGCGGCACGGGTATCGGACTGGCTTTTTGCCGGGACGTCCTGCGTAGCTGGGGCGCTTCGATTTCCTGCCGGTCCGTGGAGCACGAGTTCACGGAATTCGCACTTCAATTCCCGAGGCCCAAGCCCTGA